Part of the Heptranchias perlo isolate sHepPer1 chromosome 20, sHepPer1.hap1, whole genome shotgun sequence genome is shown below.
gacggtggtgggggcctggaactcactgcctgaaagggtggtagaggcagaaaccttcctcatatttcaaaagtacctggatatgcacttgaagtgccacaaccaacggatcagatcaaagccctgcagtcctgccacatccagtcgtgaatggtggtggacaattaaacagctaacgggaggagggggctctgttaacatccccatcctcaatgatggtcgatcccagcacgtgagtgcaaaagacaaggctgaagcgtttgcagccatcttcagccagaagtgccgagtgaatgatccatctctgcatcctcccgacatccccaccatcacagaagctagtcttcagccaattcgattcactccacgtgttatcaagaaacagtgagtgcactggatacagcaaaggctatgggtcccgacaacatccttggtgtagtgctgaagacttgtgcttcagaacttgctgttccagtacagctacaacactggcatctacccaacaaagtacaaaattgcccagcgatgtcctggggcttagataaatggcctccaacaaccactaccatcttcctttgtgctaggtataactccagacactggagagttttcccccagtccacaaacagcaggacaaatccaatccagccaattaccgccccatccgtccactcaaccatcagcaaaacgatggaaggtgtcgtcgacagtgctatcaagcggcacttactcaccaataacctgctcaccgatgctcggtttgggttccgacaggaccactcagctccagacctcatttcagccttggtccaaacatggacaaaagagctgaattctggaggtgaggtgagagtgactgcctttgacatcaaggcagcatttaccgagcgtggcatcaaggagccctaaaattgaagtcaatgggaatcagggggaaaactctccagtggctggagtcatacctagcacaaagaaagatggtagtggttgttggaggccaatcatctcagccccaggacatcactgcaggagttcctcagggcagtgtccttgacccaaccatcttcagctgcttcatcaatgaccttccctccatcaaaaggtcacaagtggggatgttcgctgatgattgaccaGTGATCATTTCCATTCAAAACCCCTCAGATGCTGAAGcaatctgtgcccacatgcagcaagacctggacaacatacaggcttgggctgataagtggcaagtaacatttgcaccagacaaatgccaggcaatgaccctctccaacaagagagagtctaaccatctctccttgacattcaatggcattaccatcgccgaatccccctccatcaacatcctgggggtcaccattgaccagaaacttaactggaccagccacacaaatactgtggctacaagagcaggtcagaggcggggtattctgcggcaagtgactcacctcctgtctccccaaaacctttgcaccatctacaaggcacaagtcaggagtgtgatggaatactctccacttgcctggatgagtgcagctccaacaacattccagaagctcgacaccatccaggacaaagcagccctcttgactggcaccccatccaccactttgaacattcactccctccaccaccgacgcatCATGGCTGCAGCTTGTACCATCTGcaagattcactgcagcaactcgccaaggcttcttcgacagcacttcccaaacccacgacctctaccacctagaaagacagggACAtaagacacatgggaacaacaccacctgcacgttcccctccaagtcacacaccatcctgacttggaaatatatcgccgttccttcatcgtcgctgggtcaaaatcctggaactcccttcctaacagcactgtgggagaaccttcaccacacggactgcagcggttcaagaaggcggcccaccaccagtgtgggcaataaatgccggccgtgctagtgacgcccacatcccatgaatgaataaaaaaaaacctgcagggctccggatcaagtgctggaaagtgggattaggctgcgtagctctatttcgaccagCACAAtcacaatgggccgaattgcACCCTTCTGTGCCTCcggaacattgcccgtctccaccctgcctcagcccatctgctgctgaaaccttcatccatgcttttgtcacctccagactcgactattccaatgctctcctggcctgcctTGCAccttctataaacttgagctcatccaaaactgctgcctgtatccaaactcgcaccaagtccccattacccctgtgctcgctgacctccattggctcccggtccgccaacgcctcaattttaaaattctcatccttgtgttcaaatccctccatggcctcacccccttccaaactctgtaacctcctacaaccctccaagatctctgcgctcctccaattcttgcctcctgcatatccctgattttaatcgctccatcattggcagccgtgctttcagttgccttggccttaagctctggaattatctCCCTAAATCTGTCTgtgcctctcttccccctttaagacgttccttaaaacgtacctctttgcccaagcttttggttacctatcctgtatgtggctcggtgtcaattgtctgataacactcctgtgaagtgccttgggacgttttacagcaCAAATGGTGTCGTGGTACATGCAGCAGGTGTCAGGTTTCCATGAATGCATCATCACTGACTAAATTGTTCATGTGCAAAAGATTATTATTAATGACAGAGAGTTTGACTGTCGGACAAAACTGTGTTTGACTCCATCCATTGTTGCAGTTCAGGGATGGTTATTCAATATTTTACATATTTCAAGAAGTTGGTGTGGTCTCAGAGGCAGTCGTGTCGTGGTTGTTGTGATGATGTCACTGATTACCCGatgtttttcttttcaagtgATGACCATTCGCTCCACAGAAACATAATGGACATTTGTCCAAGAGCCAGCTTAATAATTGGCCTGAAATGAGCACTGCTGCACAGAGACCGATACCTGTACCTGTTACGGTGAAGCAGTCTCGGGTGGGTGGTTTGAGGAACGCTGTGTAATGGCAGCATGTGCTCATGACCCAATATTGATATTTTCAAGAAGTAATCCCCGCCCCCCATAACCAAAACTTGTTGTGTCCAACCGCTGTCGTCAATACGTTACTTATCGGCTCTTGTCATTTTGGGGACCAGGGACTTCTGGCAGTTGATGGTTGTGTCATTTTATAGTGGAGCTCCGCCTGTGTTCTCACAGGTTTTTACTCACTTTGTGATTGGTTGTGAAGATGACCTCAGGGTCAAGGAAATGCCCCCAAGTCCTATTCTGTTGACTCTGGGACGGTGTGTTGTCCGTGGATGTAAAGGATTTCTATCTATACATGTACAGAACGCCGTCGGTCGAGATCAACgtccagagagagggaaagagctcGACGACGTGAACGATCCAGGTCTCGAGAGCGAGACCGCGAACGTAGGAGGAGTCGTTCAAGATCGCCACACAGAAGGCGCTCAAGGTCTGTGTTGAACTCGACAGTATGTGGTAACCAGTTTCAAACAGTTGGGTTCGCTTTACTTAACTGATATTTTCCTAATCGTATAATGATCCCTGTTTTTCGGTACTTTTCATGTTGAAAAGATGAGGCAGCAGTGTCGCAGCATGCATGAATTGCTGAATAATATTTTGTTCGCTTGTTGATGTGCTGTAGGTCTCCACGACGACATAGGTCAAGTTCAACATCTCCTTCGAGGCAGAAAGATCCAAAGGAGTCCAAATCTGGGAAAGAACATGAGATTTCAGGTAACTGAGCTGCTTCCTCTGTCAGTCAAGTAAACCTTAGGTTTGCAATGCCTGACCACCCTTTCTATTCATGGCCCGTTCCCAGGTCCACTGGAGCCAACTTCAACCTTGGCATTGTCTGGTATTTGTATTTTCACTATTGCAGGCATTGGGTTTCCCATCTCCATTGAATACCCCATGCAGCACTGAAAAGACGTGAGATTCCTTTCACCAGCAACTCACATGGTACTGGAGCTGGGTATGTGGCGATATCTGACCTggggagggaaatggaggaaTGCATTTATAAAAATGAGAACTTTGAGGGATTGAAAGAATCTCTGTAATGATAATACCTATAATGGCTGAAGCTAGCGGACCAAACTTTGGACTGTGTTCAGAAAAGCAAATTTTCATTTCAGTTGACTGATGAGCTGTAAAAGTGTCGagcagttttgtgggtggggatgTGAACTTTACAGTCACTAGTAAAATTTCATTGGTAAGGCTGTCATAAAAGTTCCTCAGAGATCAAGTCTCCGAGGGCAAGAAGGTCCAGtccattcctggtctgtgctgtcaTAGCTGAGCTTAGTTGGGGCAGCATCAGGAGGAACTAGAATTGGTCTCAGGACTTTCGGGTTCGAGAAAAAATCGGCCTGTGTTCCTCCTGCTGATCGTTACATAGTAAACTCAGCTGGAAGTGTAAGTCTTTGGgttagaacaggattgggcttggttgtgatgcctggCTGATGCTGTTGAGACTTGCAGTAACGGCTATCACAGCGAGATTCTGGAGGATGACCATGACCAGCACCCCAATAAGCGAGTCAAGGCCTTCAGGGAAAGAAAGTTGGAGAGGAAATTTTTTGAAAAATACTTATCTACAGAGCAACAGTTTCAATTGGCAAGTCGCAGTGAAATTGTTGGTCACTTGGAATTTTAAAACAATGGACCAGTGTGATTGAAGATCAAAGAAGTCTTTGATCTCTTTGAAGGCACTCTGAGCTGTTAACCTAGACAAGCTGTATCTATGCTTTTATGGTAGCCTCCGCTTGTGGGTGCGAGCCTTCATCTTACTTTCTCAGTGAAAACTGACACTGCTGTAAAGCTTCATTAATGTTTCGTTCGGCAGTTTCTCGTTCAGCAATACTTGTATTTGTGACACTCTTTAAATCGGAGAATGATTTGCTTAATTTCTTTTCCTACCTTTTAGAGGCAGACATGGAGGGGAAAACTGAAGAAGAGATTGAAATGTTAAAGGTGATGGGATTTGGTGCTTTTGACACTTCAAAGGTGAGTGTGGGAAATTTAAGGGCTTCCATTCACTCCTTGACAATTCTGTTGGGTCGATTGAACGTTGAGTTCATGGAGGAAATGTACTGGCCCTGTCGGctgagaacatcagaaataggatcaggagtggcccctcaaacctgcactgccattcaataagatcatggctgatcttcgacctcaactccactttcctgcctgatccccatatcccctgattcccctcgagtccaaacatctctctatctcagtcttgaatatactcaatgactgagcatccacagccctctggggtagagaattgcaaagattcacaaccctgaaatCCTGCTGAACATGGCACTGCCACTGTAAAGCAATACTGCTAAAAAGTGGCATGTGGAAGTCAATGCGAGGTGGTACGTTTTGCTTTGAAAAAtcgtaataattatactttgaatgggggagcagtagGGGATGTGGAAGAGCTGAAGGATTTGGGGGTTCTggatcacaagacattaaaaactCCAAGCAAATACAGCATGGACTTGCAGTTAGTTTAACAATGATGCCACAGACTCTGCTTGGAGAGCAGAATTGTCtgcaactgaacatatttgagggggagggtccaAGAATCATCTCAAGAATTCCACATTTCTAAATGAGTTTTGGGATTCCCATGTGTTCCTGTTGGCCTTCTCCTCAACATTCTGAGTTGTGCCACTAGAGGGTGGTGTTCACCACATCCAGAACATCAAGCTCGCAAATGGTATATATATTTAAAACTTCAGTACGCAACACAAAGTGAACAGTCCCTTCGGCAAGGAAGATGCATTCAGTTCCCAACcttttctgttttctttcttGTGTGCAATTTCATTTTTTGGATTTCAGGGATTTAAGAAAAGGTGTTCGACCAACTCCCTGTAATTCCGTGTTAAATGCGCTTTGAATTAATTTGGCCTTTTAAAAAGTCAGCCTTCCAGTGGTTTAACAGTTCAATTAGTACACAGAGTTACCCCAATCTCCACACACATTCACCTTCCAGCATGGTAGCGTACCAGATTGAAAACCCTTGTTGGTTTTATTCTTTCCTACCCTGAGACTGGTTGTAGTGCCTCAATGATGCTGGCTGAGATCGGCtgtctcagcacagactgagttgAACATGAGACCTCCTGTTGTGTCTGGCTCAGCACGACACTGGGTGGTGCCTTCTACCCGCTGTCATCGGGGAGTTTGAAAACCAGATTCAAACTCGTGTGTTGACCTTTGTTTTGCAGGGAAGGAGAATGGATGGCTCTGTAAATGCTTACGCTGTGAACGTACAACAGAAAAGAAAGTATCGGTGAGTAAGTGGTGTGATTTGCATGGTGTTGCTGGGACTTATTTCTAATCTTGGCACCAAGACACTATAGACAAAGTTGTAATTAAGACAGTTAGTTTTAATGTTGACTCAATACATCGCTAATGCGGTACTGCTGATTTATCACCTTAAATTGATCCCACCACGGCCACCCCAGTATGACAAACGCTCCGTATGCTCTCTTGGCACAATTTGAAAAGATAAACTGTAAATTGTATTGCTGGCTGCACATTGTATAAAAATTTCACATAGCATTACGATTTAATGAAACTCCAGTCAAGAATTTATCATTTCTTGGCAGTTAATTGCCACTTGATTTTACAATCCTTAATGCAAAGAGTAGGCATCAGTGCACATTGACTGCATGAGGCACATGAGCTACTGGCATCCACTGTGCAACCCTGCATATGGTAAACAAAACCCAAGAAAACCACAGATATTATGTAAATTACAAAAATCATGTTCATGGAAAAGTGACTTCACAGCTCTAATGTCATTTCAGGGAATTGTCGGGCACTCTCCAGGGTTTTATGTTCCTCTGAACCCCTCAATTCGGTTGCCATCTTACAGTCACTATTGAGAATTCATTATCTGCACAGTGCTGAGAAGAGTGGCCTACTTCTGTAGGTTCATTCAAACCtttcttatccatgcctttgctacctctggacttgactattgcaatgctctcctgactggcctcccatcttccaccctccataaacttgagctcatccaaaactttgctgcccgtatcctaacccgcaccaagtcccgttcacccatcacccctgtgctcgctgacctacatggaCTCTCGGTCCGGCAacaactcaattttaaaattctcgtccttgtttccaaatccttccgtggccctcgcccctccctatctctgtaacctcttgcagccctacaaccctccgagatctctgcgctcctccaattcttgcctcttgcgcatccccgattttaatcgctccaccattggcagccgtgccttcagctgcttaggccctaagctctggaattccctctccgcctctctacctctctcctcctttaagacgctccttaaaacctacctctttgaccaagcttttggtcacctgtccgaatatctccttacgtggctcggagtcgaattttgtttgataatcgctgctgtgaagcgacTTGACATgttgtactacgttaaaggcgttatataaatgcaagttgttgttgttctcatCAACTGGTACTATTCTACTGCTGATGTAGCATAAGAGTGTAGTAAAATGCCCCTTCCAGGCATGAGACAGAGGGCCACAGAACAATTTCAGCCAATTCGTAATTGTTGCAGTAAATACCATTGTGAAAAGGATACTGTAATTCAACCTCCGTATGATAAACTCaaataacacacacacatttgACATCCTTGGTTATTTAAATTCGAAAAGTTACCGGTAGAATTGCCTTACAATCATCGTCCTGAATAACTTTCATTTTCCCCCCCACAGGCAGTAcatgaacagaaagggtggaTTTAACAGGCCTCTGGATTTCATTGCATAACGTCTTTCTGTCCTGGAGCGGCACGGTGATGGGATGTAAAGTTCTCAACGCTGTGACCAGGACAACGGCCAGTTATTCCTCATCTTCTGCCACAATTTACGGGCAGAGTCtgcacagttttttttttgcatgtcaGAGTAAAGCAGTGGTTGTGGGCATGGTCTTCAGGCTTGACAGTTCAGGTTTGACTGCATTTATTATGTTTCTTCTGTATATTGTTTTCAAATTAGTGCACTAATATTTAAGAATAAAAATATAAGATGACAGAAATACACTGCAGGTTCGTCGACGTTTATAAAAAGCAAAGGTAACAACTTTTTGGGTCTGCGCCTCCAGCATTAACCTGtatttttagtttttatttcagatttccagcagatgCGGTTTCTGTCTTTTTATTAGAGTAGTGGTTGGCGATTGAAATCGTGAAAGTCTTCACCATaggaaaaaaaatcccaagtgTAGCATGTTCGTACGTTTTTCTTGGTCAACATCCAAGTTTGCATAAACAAATTTAATTATGTACTTTTTGATGCACCAGCCTGTGGGTTTAAAGATACGTCCACATTAAATTAACAGCTACTTCTAGATTTGAGTTCCGTCTGAATTATCAGACAGAAGTATGCTTTCTTTTTACTTCATTTTTCTTTGTTCGTTTGATAGCGTGCATGCTAGAATTCAAGTTTAATACATAATGCCTTGCTGCAGATCCAG
Proteins encoded:
- the snrnp27 gene encoding U4/U6.U5 small nuclear ribonucleoprotein 27 kDa protein, which gives rise to MGRSRSRSPRRERRRSRSTSRERERARRRERSRSRERDRERRRSRSRSPHRRRSRSPRRHRSSSTSPSRQKDPKESKSGKEHEISEADMEGKTEEEIEMLKVMGFGAFDTSKGRRMDGSVNAYAVNVQQKRKYRQYMNRKGGFNRPLDFIA